The following coding sequences are from one Melanotaenia boesemani isolate fMelBoe1 chromosome 19, fMelBoe1.pri, whole genome shotgun sequence window:
- the ccdc82 gene encoding coiled-coil domain-containing protein 82 — MESLYKRKMFASMRKTKVAASKKRQIGLPASILDDSDEGSFSSSSSGSQSDFQSSPEEDSEKEEQDRSESGATSSDDSRSVTRRKRSFLGGEDSSSSSSRDEEDEEDDDEEDDDRGHPKRMVQPRKRSRLQRQDDSDSEHAEEKRKEEAEKAKRRQRHNKLLALSRRMKARVPNRRRSRVEQGAADEEESKGAEDEAERGGNEEEDDKKEETGGGEEKEDEEEEKQ, encoded by the exons ATGGAGAGTTTGTACAAGCGAAAAATGTTCGCATCCATGCGGAAAACCAAGGTGGCCGCATCGAAGAAGCGACAGATCGGCCTACCCGCCTCCATCCTGGACGACAGTGACGAAggctccttctcttcctcctcctccggTTCCCAGTCCGACTTCCAGAGCTCCCCGGAGGAAGACAGCGAGAAGGAGGAGCAGGACCGGAGCGAGTCCGGAGCCACATCCAGCGACGACAGCCGCTCCGTGACCCGCAGAAAGCGCTCCTTCCTGGGCGGCGAGGACAGCTCCTCATCATCCAGCCGTGacgaggaggatgaagaggatgacgaTGAGGAGGACGATGACAGGGGTCACCCGAAGAGGATGGTTCAGCCCAGGAAGAGGAGCAGGCTGCAGCGGCAGGACGACTCGGATTCAGAGCACGCGGAGGAGAAGCGGAAGGAGGAGGCCGAAAAGGCGAAGAGGAGGCAGAGACACAACAAGCTGCTGGCGCTGTCCCGGAGGATGAAGGCCCGGGTCCCCAACAGGAGGAGGAGCCGCGTCGAGCAG GGTGCTGCGGATGAGGAAGAGTCTAAAGGAGCTGAGGATGAAGCTGAAAGGGGCggaaatgaagaggaagacgataagaaagaggaaacaggaggaggtgaagagaaagaggatgaagaggaggagaagcagtAG